A genomic segment from Pseudalkalibacillus berkeleyi encodes:
- a CDS encoding alpha/beta hydrolase: MKIKEVQSPYINETINDRKYSYIESLGTPIIETIDDGICIHFIYFGDSETKSVHVLGSFPGWELDKGEMVKIEDSKVWVKSFKTDSPVASTYYFSVNDEFGDNWEKRFEHFLTDPLNPNKMLFSESPGDIKIKNTEVSYFSVSKSLSSLDIKNKNHNIYKEVFTSNLLDNQRNLWIYDPVNAIDTPKNLLIIFDGFQYTEAIPVANMIDHLYEEGNIAPTLMIGVDSPDRFNEFNGNEQFTKFITDELLPWIRNTFAVSHNPKDVALCGASLGGLSAFYTALNHSNLFGNVISQSGSFNHKKTKVENDQYWSVHYLESQPKHPVRIYMNSGRLEMDELQHANSLTYQTLLSNGYEVKYEIFNGGHDLLWWRETFLDGLEYLFCEE; the protein is encoded by the coding sequence ATGAAAATCAAAGAGGTACAAAGTCCATATATCAATGAAACTATCAATGATAGAAAATATAGTTACATTGAGTCACTGGGGACACCTATCATTGAAACAATAGATGATGGGATTTGTATTCATTTTATTTATTTTGGCGATAGTGAAACCAAATCCGTTCATGTCTTGGGCAGTTTTCCAGGATGGGAGTTAGACAAAGGGGAAATGGTAAAAATCGAAGATAGCAAGGTATGGGTGAAATCCTTTAAAACCGACAGTCCAGTGGCTAGTACATATTACTTTTCGGTAAATGATGAGTTTGGAGACAACTGGGAGAAACGCTTTGAACATTTTTTAACAGATCCTTTAAATCCCAACAAAATGTTGTTTTCTGAATCACCAGGTGACATAAAAATTAAAAACACAGAGGTTTCATACTTCTCAGTCAGTAAGTCGCTTTCATCTTTGGATATAAAAAATAAGAACCATAATATATACAAAGAGGTTTTTACCAGTAACCTTTTGGATAACCAAAGGAATCTATGGATCTATGACCCCGTTAATGCCATTGATACTCCCAAAAATCTATTAATTATTTTTGATGGATTTCAATATACAGAAGCTATTCCAGTTGCTAATATGATTGACCATTTATATGAAGAAGGAAATATAGCTCCAACATTAATGATTGGAGTGGATAGTCCTGATCGTTTTAATGAATTTAATGGAAATGAACAGTTTACTAAATTTATCACAGATGAGTTACTACCATGGATACGTAATACCTTCGCTGTTAGTCACAATCCTAAAGATGTCGCTTTATGCGGTGCAAGTTTAGGTGGTTTATCCGCTTTTTATACTGCGTTAAATCATTCGAACCTTTTTGGTAATGTAATATCTCAATCAGGATCCTTTAATCACAAAAAAACGAAGGTTGAGAATGATCAGTATTGGTCCGTTCATTATCTAGAATCCCAACCAAAGCATCCTGTTCGTATATATATGAATTCTGGACGGTTAGAAATGGACGAATTACAACACGCAAATTCACTCACATACCAAACGCTTCTCAGTAATGGTTATGAAGTTAAGTATGAAATATTTAATGGAGGGCATGATTTGCTTTGGTGGCGTGAAACCTTTCTCGATGGGCTGGAATATTTATTTTGCGAAGAATAA
- a CDS encoding GNAT family N-acetyltransferase — protein MFEKNEINKWKIELEIMNSNPSYNLVSKNKQTISFEDIESEFQESKKLNTTRLLIKKSEKHIGLVDYCIENPSDGTPWVSLFVIHKQFQGSGNSLEAFRHLEELIRQKEKNKLRLAVHKENEKGLIIWTKLGFNKFKEVVLDGKPHYCLEKDL, from the coding sequence ATGTTTGAAAAGAATGAAATTAATAAGTGGAAAATTGAATTAGAGATTATGAATTCAAATCCGTCCTATAATCTTGTGTCCAAGAATAAACAAACTATTAGTTTTGAAGATATAGAGTCTGAGTTTCAAGAATCTAAGAAGCTAAACACCACTCGATTATTAATCAAGAAGTCTGAAAAGCACATTGGTCTAGTGGATTACTGCATAGAAAATCCCTCTGATGGTACACCTTGGGTAAGTTTGTTTGTCATTCATAAACAGTTTCAAGGTTCTGGAAACTCTCTTGAAGCATTTCGACATTTAGAAGAGCTCATTAGACAAAAAGAAAAGAATAAGTTACGTTTGGCAGTACATAAGGAAAATGAGAAAGGGTTAATTATTTGGACTAAATTAGGTTTTAACAAATTTAAAGAAGTAGTTTTGGATGGAAAACCACACTACTGTTTAGAAAAGGATTTATAG
- a CDS encoding sodium-dependent transporter yields MSQGLEQQGREQWKSRTGFMLAAMGSAIGLGNIWKFPYITGENGGGAFIIVYLICIALIGIPIMLAEFSVGRNTQKDAVGSFKELTPGKPWFITGIFGVMSAFLILSFYGVVAGWALSYTTKAISGDLLAVPAEKMADHFGGFIGASLGPIIWQLLFMGLVIIIVVKGIKQGIEKWNKILMPTLGILLVVLAIRGLTLPGSGEGFSFLFSPDFSALNAEAVLVALGHAFFSLSLGMGTMITYGSYVPQNVKLPTAAVGVSMADTGFALLAGLAIFPAVFAFGMDPGAGPGLIFITLPAVFEQMPLGQFFSILFFLLISMAALTSAISILEVPVAYFMRKFEWTRKKATWILGTIIFLFGVPSSLSLGAWSEFTIFGKGFFDAVDYLASNILLPLGGLLTALFVGWALGKKKSLEIGGLREGGLWGMLWIWSLRLVAPILILIVMASVLGFI; encoded by the coding sequence ATGAGTCAAGGGTTGGAGCAACAGGGGCGTGAGCAATGGAAATCACGCACAGGGTTTATGCTTGCCGCAATGGGGTCGGCAATTGGACTAGGTAACATTTGGAAATTCCCGTATATTACTGGGGAAAATGGTGGCGGCGCATTTATTATCGTTTATTTAATTTGTATCGCACTAATCGGTATTCCGATCATGCTTGCCGAATTTTCAGTCGGTCGAAATACCCAAAAAGATGCTGTTGGATCATTTAAAGAACTAACACCTGGAAAGCCATGGTTTATTACAGGAATATTCGGTGTTATGTCTGCATTCTTAATTCTATCATTCTATGGTGTCGTTGCAGGTTGGGCCCTGTCGTATACGACGAAAGCTATTAGCGGAGATCTTCTCGCTGTACCTGCTGAAAAAATGGCCGACCATTTCGGTGGCTTTATCGGAGCATCACTAGGTCCAATTATATGGCAGTTATTATTTATGGGACTCGTTATCATTATTGTTGTTAAAGGGATTAAACAAGGTATTGAAAAGTGGAATAAAATCTTGATGCCTACATTAGGAATACTCCTAGTTGTGTTAGCAATTCGCGGCTTAACACTACCAGGATCAGGAGAAGGTTTTTCATTCCTCTTCTCACCAGATTTCTCAGCGCTAAATGCTGAAGCTGTTCTGGTTGCTTTAGGGCATGCATTCTTCTCACTCAGCTTGGGGATGGGAACGATGATTACGTATGGTAGTTATGTACCACAGAACGTGAAACTCCCTACCGCTGCAGTAGGCGTCAGTATGGCAGATACAGGGTTTGCATTACTCGCAGGACTTGCAATCTTCCCTGCCGTATTCGCTTTCGGAATGGACCCAGGCGCAGGACCAGGGTTAATCTTCATCACACTTCCTGCTGTATTTGAACAAATGCCATTAGGACAGTTCTTCTCGATCTTGTTCTTCCTACTGATTTCAATGGCAGCTTTAACATCAGCGATTTCGATTCTAGAAGTACCGGTTGCGTACTTTATGCGTAAGTTTGAGTGGACACGTAAAAAAGCAACTTGGATCCTAGGAACGATCATTTTCTTATTCGGTGTTCCATCTTCTCTTTCACTAGGGGCATGGAGTGAATTCACGATCTTCGGCAAAGGATTCTTCGATGCAGTCGACTATTTAGCTTCCAACATCCTCCTACCACTCGGTGGATTATTGACTGCTCTATTTGTCGGTTGGGCACTTGGTAAGAAGAAATCCCTTGAAATCGGAGGACTTCGCGAAGGCGGTCTATGGGGCATGTTATGGATTTGGTCACTAAGACTTGTCGCTCCAATACTGATCCTCATCGTTATGGCATCCGTACTTGGATTTATCTAA
- a CDS encoding DUF6526 family protein gives MKEQNYENHAKIDPKYHRVLTLLALVTLILSITYIVRNIGSELLLSLVILFMLITLILVAAILRLYALKVQDRVIRDEENFRYYRLTGNLLDPTLSTKQVIALRFASDEEFPALVERSMSENLSPDEIKKAVQNWRADHHRV, from the coding sequence ATGAAAGAACAAAATTACGAAAATCATGCAAAGATTGATCCGAAGTACCATAGAGTTCTTACGCTTCTCGCACTTGTAACGCTTATTTTATCGATTACGTACATCGTCAGAAATATCGGGAGTGAGTTGCTGCTTAGTCTCGTGATCTTATTTATGCTCATCACGCTGATTTTAGTGGCAGCGATTCTAAGGTTATACGCGCTTAAAGTACAGGACCGGGTGATCAGGGACGAAGAAAATTTCCGTTATTACCGGTTAACGGGGAATCTTTTAGACCCAACTCTTTCAACGAAACAGGTCATTGCGCTTCGTTTTGCTTCAGATGAAGAATTCCCGGCATTAGTCGAACGCTCGATGTCAGAGAATCTTTCACCGGACGAAATCAAGAAGGCGGTACAAAATTGGCGTGCCGACCATCATCGCGTATAA
- a CDS encoding ABC transporter ATP-binding protein yields MQNETMVDVKGLVKRYGSFVAVNGVEFQVKKGEIFGLLGPNGAGKTTTIEMLVGLRKPDQGTATLADFDVRKQVNKVKEVIGVQLQSTSLFELLKVEEILHLYASFYPSHVDINQLVEDMLLTEKRNDRIKGLSGGQKQRLAIALALIHDPNIVFLDEPTTGLDPQARRTLWDIVLRLKERGKTVLLSTHYMDEAHVLCDRIGIMDQGELIALDTPTNLVKKLQSTSTVEFRLTNPPENEWFMEMDGVEEVSIKDTFVQLYTDDLQLALTSLIQVSSEHNLNIEDLQTRTATLEDVFIHMTGRSLRES; encoded by the coding sequence ATGCAGAATGAAACAATGGTAGATGTGAAAGGTCTTGTGAAGCGTTATGGCTCTTTTGTAGCGGTTAATGGGGTCGAGTTTCAGGTGAAAAAAGGAGAGATCTTCGGACTGCTTGGCCCGAATGGTGCAGGCAAAACGACAACGATTGAAATGTTGGTTGGTCTCCGAAAGCCTGATCAAGGAACGGCGACGCTCGCAGACTTTGACGTCCGAAAACAAGTGAATAAAGTCAAAGAGGTCATCGGTGTGCAATTGCAGTCCACCTCTTTATTTGAATTATTGAAGGTAGAAGAGATCCTTCATTTATACGCAAGCTTTTATCCAAGTCATGTCGATATCAATCAGTTAGTTGAGGACATGCTGTTGACAGAAAAACGGAACGACAGAATTAAAGGACTATCTGGCGGACAAAAGCAGCGTCTCGCGATTGCGCTTGCGCTCATCCATGATCCGAACATCGTGTTTTTAGATGAACCGACAACTGGACTTGATCCACAAGCAAGACGTACATTGTGGGACATCGTGCTTCGTTTAAAGGAGCGAGGAAAGACCGTTCTGCTCTCCACACATTATATGGATGAGGCTCATGTGCTCTGTGATCGCATCGGCATCATGGATCAAGGGGAACTGATTGCGCTCGATACACCGACTAATTTGGTGAAGAAATTGCAGTCAACGAGCACCGTAGAATTCCGATTGACCAATCCACCGGAAAACGAATGGTTCATGGAAATGGATGGGGTTGAAGAAGTATCCATTAAAGATACGTTCGTGCAGCTTTATACGGACGATCTTCAGCTCGCATTAACCTCTCTCATCCAAGTTTCTTCAGAACACAATCTGAATATTGAGGATTTACAAACACGAACAGCGACACTTGAAGACGTCTTCATACATATGACAGGGAGGAGTTTAAGAGAATCATGA
- a CDS encoding ABC transporter permease, producing the protein MRAYWQLTLAQLRIFARNRQVIFFTLLFPVILMLALGSFVGGGNSLSLTVGMVDLDETDASKDLKKLFKENEGIETNPYEKVEEGKKAVENGDIQLLIEIPKGYEAKTKAGEDPSSIPVYYNEKNLTTAELGLTVVNGIIDQYSKELVDYQPVVTVEKVGIEALEIRYIDFLVPGIVAMMIMSNNMNGVAGQISAWRERGILRRMQGTRLKASTFIAAQITARLFLNGTQALLVVLIADLIFNINVVGSWVALIFFIMLGTLAFMSIGFIIAGIAKNPESAGPIAGFISFPLLFLGGVFFPISNMPGWIQPIVNVLPIAHLSSALRETMNLGTSILELGTETMVLGVWLVGGFALASYVFKWE; encoded by the coding sequence ATGAGAGCTTATTGGCAGTTAACATTAGCGCAACTACGCATCTTTGCTCGGAACAGACAAGTCATCTTCTTCACCTTACTCTTCCCGGTTATTTTAATGCTCGCCTTAGGCTCATTTGTTGGCGGAGGGAATTCACTATCCTTAACAGTGGGAATGGTCGATCTCGACGAAACAGATGCATCAAAGGATTTGAAAAAACTCTTCAAGGAAAATGAAGGAATTGAAACAAATCCATATGAAAAAGTGGAAGAAGGTAAGAAAGCTGTTGAAAACGGGGATATTCAGCTGCTCATTGAAATCCCTAAAGGCTATGAAGCGAAAACAAAAGCAGGAGAAGACCCTTCCTCGATACCCGTTTATTATAATGAGAAAAATTTAACGACCGCTGAACTTGGTCTTACGGTCGTGAACGGTATTATCGATCAATATAGTAAAGAGCTTGTCGACTATCAACCTGTTGTGACCGTTGAAAAAGTCGGGATAGAAGCACTTGAAATCCGTTACATCGATTTCCTTGTACCAGGTATTGTTGCGATGATGATTATGAGTAACAACATGAACGGTGTCGCAGGACAAATTTCTGCTTGGCGCGAGCGAGGTATTTTACGAAGAATGCAAGGAACAAGGTTAAAAGCATCGACCTTTATTGCAGCTCAAATTACAGCACGCCTGTTTTTGAATGGAACCCAAGCGTTGTTAGTCGTCCTGATTGCAGACCTCATCTTTAACATCAATGTGGTCGGATCCTGGGTCGCACTCATCTTCTTCATCATGCTCGGTACACTTGCGTTTATGTCGATCGGGTTCATTATTGCGGGGATTGCGAAAAACCCGGAAAGTGCTGGACCGATTGCTGGTTTCATATCGTTCCCGCTGCTGTTTTTGGGAGGCGTATTCTTCCCAATCAGCAATATGCCAGGTTGGATACAGCCGATCGTCAACGTCCTACCAATCGCCCATCTAAGCTCCGCACTCAGAGAAACGATGAACCTCGGGACATCAATTCTCGAGTTAGGAACCGAAACCATGGTTCTAGGCGTATGGCTTGTAGGTGGTTTTGCGCTCGCAAGCTACGTGTTTAAGTGGGAATAG